The following proteins are co-located in the Rhodococcus opacus B4 genome:
- a CDS encoding TIGR02569 family protein, whose protein sequence is MSTGQPPQHVCSTFGLREVEPIPLGADWDGGWLCGDVVLSAVADHARAAWSAKVRETLEVDGVRLARPVRSTDGRYVVSGWRADTFIEGTPEPRHDEVVSMSGRLHAATSQLDRPRFLVQPPVAPWAEVDVFVAADRAAWEKIPLRSAKGADQLENPSPDGRKSLDLITGLATLRKPVTCPDQLVHGDLFGTVLFAGALAPGITDITPYWRPASWAAAVAVVDAISWGGADEALIGRWEDLPEWPQMLLRAVLFRLAVHVLHPRSTAEAFPGLARTADVVRLLL, encoded by the coding sequence GTGAGCACCGGCCAACCTCCTCAGCACGTGTGCTCCACGTTCGGCCTCCGGGAAGTCGAGCCCATCCCACTCGGTGCGGACTGGGACGGCGGGTGGCTCTGTGGAGACGTGGTCCTGTCAGCCGTCGCCGATCATGCGCGCGCCGCGTGGTCCGCCAAGGTCCGCGAGACGCTCGAGGTGGACGGGGTGCGGCTCGCCCGTCCCGTGCGGTCCACCGACGGCCGGTACGTGGTGTCCGGGTGGCGCGCCGACACGTTCATCGAGGGCACTCCCGAACCGCGTCACGACGAGGTCGTGTCGATGTCGGGGCGGCTGCACGCCGCCACCTCGCAACTCGACCGTCCTCGGTTCCTGGTGCAGCCCCCGGTCGCGCCGTGGGCCGAGGTCGACGTCTTCGTCGCGGCGGACCGGGCGGCCTGGGAGAAGATCCCGCTGCGCAGCGCGAAGGGCGCCGATCAGCTCGAGAACCCGTCCCCGGACGGTCGCAAGAGCCTCGACCTGATCACGGGGCTGGCGACATTGCGCAAGCCCGTCACGTGTCCGGATCAGCTCGTCCACGGAGACCTGTTCGGCACCGTCCTGTTCGCCGGTGCGCTCGCGCCGGGGATCACCGACATCACGCCGTACTGGCGTCCCGCGTCCTGGGCGGCGGCGGTGGCGGTGGTGGACGCCATCTCCTGGGGCGGGGCCGACGAGGCCCTCATCGGGCGGTGGGAAGACCTGCCCGAGTGGCCGCAGATGCTTCTGCGGGCAGTGCTGTTCCGGCTCGCCGTCCACGTGCTGCACCCGCGGTCGACCGCGGAGGCGTTCCCCGGACTCGCCCGCACCGCCGATGTGGTGCGCCTCCTGCTCTAG
- a CDS encoding FadR/GntR family transcriptional regulator, with amino-acid sequence MTFGQPVRRSSLISQVTEQLRDEICSGRWAVGAKIPTESALSELTGTGRNTVREAVQALVHTGLLERRQGSGTYVVATSDVGGTLGKYFAGAHERDVTELRQALDVTAAALAARRRTPDDITRLQSLLDERFRCWAESGTEAAVDADITLHRAIVEASHNAVYLEFYDSLLPSIAQTVDRHVHATGAGFHDEHRHLIQAIVDGDETAATTAARDLFAELLTT; translated from the coding sequence ATGACCTTTGGACAACCCGTGCGCCGCTCGAGTCTCATCTCACAGGTGACCGAGCAGCTGCGCGACGAGATCTGCAGTGGCCGGTGGGCGGTGGGAGCGAAGATCCCCACCGAGTCCGCGCTGTCCGAACTCACCGGAACGGGGCGCAACACCGTCCGTGAGGCAGTGCAGGCCCTCGTCCACACCGGACTGCTGGAACGACGGCAGGGATCGGGCACGTACGTCGTCGCCACCTCCGACGTCGGCGGCACGCTCGGCAAGTACTTCGCGGGCGCGCACGAGCGCGACGTCACGGAACTGCGGCAGGCGCTCGACGTCACCGCGGCCGCCCTCGCCGCCCGGCGACGAACCCCGGACGACATCACACGACTGCAGAGCCTGCTCGACGAGCGGTTCCGATGCTGGGCCGAATCCGGCACCGAGGCCGCGGTCGACGCCGACATCACCCTGCACCGCGCGATCGTCGAGGCGAGCCACAACGCCGTATACCTCGAGTTCTACGACTCGCTGCTGCCCTCGATCGCGCAGACCGTCGACCGGCACGTGCACGCGACGGGTGCGGGATTCCACGACGAGCACCGGCACCTGATCCAGGCGATCGTCGACGGCGACGAGACCGCGGCGACCACCGCCGCCCGCGACCTGTTCGCCGAGCTGCTCACCACCTAG
- a CDS encoding CynX/NimT family MFS transporter gives MISLVTLLRGRLLVFCAIAMSALVLRLAVTSFSPLASQIREDIGFSPTVVGVFGMVPTAMFALFGLGTPLIAKRWGLERTALVAMLMAAVGMLTRALMSDTWSLLALSALALAGMGIGNVVIPPLVKRYFSDRLAVMSSVYIVGVQIGTIAPAFVAVPLAEAFGWRLSIGIWAFLGFAAAVPWILLLTRARRRAVGVAAAPTADGRMDRPHGNAWRSPVGWGMAGMFGMTSMITYSMFTWIPDILADAGASEAFGGAMVGLFSFMGLVAAFGAPTLCARMRNPFPIVIGCAVCYLVSFSGLLLAPMSAPILWIVLLGLGPSTFPMALTLINLRTRSHLGSSTLSGFTQGVGYAVACLGPLLFGVFHDASGGWTLSFGFLTFGVVILLIAAFQACKPRMLEDSWHVESEPVDALRHV, from the coding sequence ATGATTTCTCTCGTGACTCTTCTACGCGGCCGCCTCCTCGTCTTCTGCGCGATCGCCATGTCGGCTCTCGTCCTGAGGCTCGCAGTCACGTCCTTCAGCCCGCTGGCCTCCCAGATCCGGGAGGACATCGGGTTCTCGCCGACGGTCGTCGGGGTGTTCGGAATGGTCCCGACGGCGATGTTCGCGCTGTTCGGGCTCGGAACGCCGCTCATCGCCAAGCGGTGGGGCCTGGAACGGACCGCGCTCGTCGCCATGCTGATGGCGGCGGTGGGCATGCTGACGAGGGCGCTGATGAGCGACACCTGGTCGCTGCTCGCGCTGTCGGCGCTCGCGCTCGCCGGCATGGGAATCGGCAACGTGGTGATCCCTCCGCTCGTCAAGCGATACTTCTCCGACCGGCTGGCCGTGATGAGTTCGGTGTACATCGTCGGCGTGCAGATCGGCACCATCGCGCCCGCGTTCGTCGCGGTCCCGCTCGCGGAGGCCTTCGGCTGGCGGTTGTCGATCGGAATCTGGGCCTTCCTCGGCTTCGCCGCGGCGGTGCCGTGGATCCTCCTGCTCACGCGGGCACGGCGGCGAGCGGTGGGCGTGGCCGCCGCGCCCACCGCGGACGGCCGGATGGACCGCCCCCACGGAAACGCGTGGCGGTCACCCGTCGGCTGGGGAATGGCCGGCATGTTCGGGATGACGTCGATGATCACGTATTCGATGTTCACCTGGATTCCCGACATTCTCGCGGACGCCGGCGCGAGCGAGGCGTTCGGCGGTGCCATGGTGGGTCTGTTCTCGTTCATGGGTCTGGTCGCGGCGTTCGGCGCCCCCACGTTGTGCGCGCGCATGCGCAACCCGTTCCCGATCGTGATCGGGTGCGCGGTCTGCTACCTGGTGTCGTTCAGCGGCCTGCTGCTCGCACCCATGAGCGCGCCCATCCTGTGGATCGTGCTGCTCGGCCTCGGGCCCAGTACGTTCCCGATGGCGCTGACACTGATCAATCTGCGCACCCGCAGCCACCTCGGATCGTCGACGCTGTCCGGCTTCACCCAGGGCGTCGGCTACGCCGTCGCGTGCCTCGGTCCGCTGCTGTTCGGCGTGTTCCACGACGCGTCCGGCGGGTGGACCCTGTCGTTCGGATTCCTGACGTTCGGCGTGGTGATCCTCCTCATAGCCGCGTTCCAGGCGTGCAAGCCGCGGATGCTCGAGGACAGCTGGCACGTCGAATCGGAGCCCGTGGACGCTCTTCGACACGTCTAG
- a CDS encoding MFS transporter, with protein MKKHYIEHWDAEDVDAWEAGGKDIAKRNLIWSVVAEHVGFSVWSIWSVMVLFMPTDIYGIDAAGKFFLVAVPTLVGSILRIPYTVATARFGGRNWTVFSALVLFVPTLFTLYLMMNPGASYTTFILVAALAGVGGGNFASSMTNINAFYPQRLKGWALGLNAGGGNIGVPVIQVVGLLVIATLGNTDPWIVCAVYLVFIAVAAVGAALFMDNLGNQKSDLRSMVKALKFSDSWVISFLYIGTFGSFIGFSFAFGQVLQINFLAGGATPAAAALHAAQIAFIGPLLGSIARPMGGKLADRIGGGKITLYTFVAMALAAAVLVTAGTVDDGAPGAATAGVLVAFVFGFITLILLAGIGNGSVYKMIPSIFEAKAQGLEGLSRDAKAAWSRAMSGALIGFAGAIGGLGGVGINLVLRASYGGAAKSATMAFWVFLAFYLACILVTWFVFLRRPSVTRGLPVTDGDDEKVSVSA; from the coding sequence GTGAAGAAGCACTACATCGAGCACTGGGACGCGGAAGACGTCGACGCCTGGGAGGCGGGCGGCAAGGATATCGCCAAGCGGAACCTGATCTGGTCGGTAGTCGCTGAGCACGTCGGCTTCTCCGTCTGGTCGATCTGGTCCGTCATGGTGCTGTTCATGCCGACCGACATCTACGGGATCGACGCGGCGGGCAAGTTCTTCCTCGTCGCCGTCCCCACCCTCGTCGGCTCGATCCTTCGAATCCCGTACACGGTCGCGACGGCCCGCTTCGGTGGCCGCAACTGGACCGTCTTCAGCGCCCTCGTCCTGTTCGTCCCGACGCTGTTCACCCTCTACTTGATGATGAACCCGGGGGCGTCGTACACGACGTTCATCCTCGTCGCCGCACTGGCCGGCGTGGGCGGTGGCAACTTCGCCTCGTCGATGACCAACATCAACGCGTTCTATCCGCAACGGCTCAAGGGCTGGGCTCTCGGTCTCAACGCGGGCGGCGGCAACATCGGCGTCCCGGTGATCCAGGTCGTCGGCCTGCTCGTGATCGCCACCCTCGGCAACACGGACCCCTGGATCGTGTGCGCCGTCTACCTGGTCTTCATCGCCGTCGCCGCGGTCGGGGCCGCGTTGTTCATGGACAACCTCGGCAACCAGAAGTCCGATCTCCGGTCGATGGTGAAGGCGCTGAAGTTCTCCGACTCGTGGGTCATCAGCTTCCTCTACATCGGCACGTTCGGCTCGTTTATCGGATTCAGCTTCGCGTTCGGCCAGGTGCTCCAGATCAACTTCCTCGCCGGCGGCGCCACACCGGCGGCGGCCGCCCTGCACGCCGCGCAGATCGCCTTCATCGGCCCGCTGCTCGGCTCCATCGCCCGGCCGATGGGCGGCAAGCTCGCCGACCGCATCGGCGGCGGCAAGATCACGCTCTACACCTTCGTCGCCATGGCGCTCGCCGCCGCGGTGCTGGTGACCGCGGGCACCGTCGACGACGGCGCTCCGGGTGCGGCCACGGCCGGAGTGCTGGTGGCGTTCGTGTTCGGCTTCATCACCCTGATCCTGCTGGCGGGCATCGGCAACGGCTCGGTCTACAAGATGATCCCGTCGATCTTCGAGGCCAAGGCGCAGGGGCTCGAAGGACTGAGCCGCGACGCCAAGGCGGCGTGGTCACGGGCGATGTCCGGCGCCCTCATCGGTTTCGCCGGCGCGATCGGCGGCCTCGGCGGCGTCGGAATCAACCTGGTCCTCCGCGCGTCCTACGGCGGCGCCGCGAAGTCGGCGACCATGGCGTTCTGGGTGTTCCTCGCCTTCTACCTCGCCTGCATCCTCGTCACCTGGTTCGTCTTCCTGCGCCGCCCGTCCGTCACCCGCGGTCTCCCCGTCACCGACGGCGACGACGAAAAGGTGTCCGTCTCGGCGTGA
- the nirB gene encoding nitrite reductase large subunit NirB — translation MSRKSAVVIGHGMVGHRFVEALRARDESDDWSVTVLCEEPLPAYDRVGLSSYVGAWDPKELALAGNDYPDDALVDLRIGRRAATIDREARKVTTDSGEVVGYDALVMATGSYPFVPPIPGHDRPECFVYRTLADLDGIRKRADAAGPGAVGVVVGGGLLGLEAANALKLMGMTPHVVEFAPRLMPLQVDEGGGALLANLVTDLGLTVHTGVGTAGITEGPDGISVELSDGSVIEAALLVFSAGVRPQDQLARDAGLDVGERGGIITDLGCRTSDENIYAVGECAAVEGRCYGLVAPGYTTAEIVADRLLGGAAEFPGADLSTKLKLMGVDVASFGDAHAQTPGALEVVLSDAAKGTYAKLVVSDDAKTLLGGILVGDASAYASLRPLVGRELPGDPASLISPAGEKPGAGSLPDDAEVCSCNGVTKGAICGAIAEGACDIAQVKSCTNAGTTCGGCLPTIKQLLASSGVVMSKALCEHFEQSRAELFEIVQATDTRTFSALISKYGTGSGCDICKPVVASILASTDSDHILHRNQAGLQDTNDHFLANIQKNGTYSVVPRMPGGECTPEQLIVIGEVARDFGLYTKVTGGQRIDLFGARVEQLPAIWKRLVDAGMESGQAYGKSLRTVKSCVGSTWCRYGVQDSVGMAVDLENRYRGLRSPHKIKFGVSGCARECAEARGKDVGVIATENGWNLYVGGNGGQSPKHAQLLAGGLDDETLIRYIDRYLMFYIRTADRLQRTAPWVESLDGGLDHLKAVVCEDSLGIAADLEAAMAKHVLGYKDEWAGVLEDPEKLSRFVSFVNAPEEADPTVAFDDTGVRKVPVLMGMPKFAASTSE, via the coding sequence ATGAGCCGCAAGTCAGCAGTGGTCATCGGACACGGAATGGTCGGACATCGATTCGTCGAGGCGTTGCGTGCACGCGACGAGTCGGACGACTGGTCGGTGACGGTGCTCTGCGAGGAGCCCCTCCCCGCGTACGACCGGGTGGGACTGTCCTCCTACGTGGGGGCGTGGGACCCCAAGGAGCTTGCGCTCGCGGGTAACGACTACCCGGACGACGCGCTCGTCGACCTCCGGATCGGCCGCCGGGCCGCGACCATCGACCGGGAGGCCCGCAAGGTCACCACCGATTCGGGCGAGGTCGTCGGGTACGACGCTCTGGTGATGGCCACCGGTTCGTATCCGTTCGTGCCGCCGATCCCCGGCCACGACCGGCCGGAGTGCTTCGTCTACCGCACGCTCGCCGACCTCGACGGCATCCGGAAGCGTGCCGACGCGGCCGGGCCCGGCGCCGTCGGCGTCGTGGTCGGCGGTGGTCTGCTCGGACTCGAGGCCGCGAACGCGCTCAAGCTGATGGGCATGACCCCGCACGTGGTCGAGTTCGCTCCCCGGCTGATGCCGCTGCAGGTGGACGAGGGCGGCGGCGCGCTGCTGGCCAACCTCGTCACCGACCTGGGTCTCACCGTTCACACGGGCGTCGGCACCGCAGGCATCACCGAGGGCCCGGACGGCATCAGCGTCGAACTGTCCGACGGCTCGGTGATCGAGGCCGCGCTGCTGGTGTTCTCCGCGGGAGTGCGCCCGCAGGACCAGCTGGCCCGTGACGCCGGACTCGACGTCGGTGAGCGGGGTGGGATCATCACCGACCTCGGGTGCCGCACGTCGGATGAGAACATCTACGCGGTCGGCGAGTGCGCCGCGGTGGAGGGCAGGTGCTACGGCCTCGTCGCTCCCGGCTACACCACCGCGGAGATCGTCGCGGACCGGTTGCTGGGCGGGGCGGCGGAGTTCCCGGGCGCCGACCTGTCCACCAAGCTCAAGCTGATGGGTGTGGACGTCGCCAGCTTCGGCGACGCCCACGCTCAGACCCCCGGCGCGCTCGAGGTGGTTCTCAGCGACGCCGCCAAGGGCACCTACGCCAAGCTCGTCGTGTCCGACGACGCGAAGACGCTACTCGGCGGCATCCTGGTCGGCGACGCCTCCGCGTACGCGTCGCTGCGGCCCCTCGTCGGCCGCGAACTGCCCGGCGATCCGGCCTCGCTCATCTCCCCCGCGGGGGAGAAGCCCGGCGCCGGATCCCTGCCCGACGACGCCGAGGTGTGCTCCTGCAACGGCGTCACCAAGGGTGCGATCTGCGGGGCCATCGCCGAGGGCGCCTGCGACATCGCGCAAGTCAAGAGCTGCACCAACGCAGGCACGACGTGCGGCGGCTGCCTGCCCACCATCAAGCAGCTGCTCGCCTCGTCCGGAGTGGTGATGTCGAAGGCGCTGTGCGAGCACTTCGAGCAGTCCCGCGCCGAGCTGTTCGAGATCGTGCAGGCCACCGACACGCGCACGTTCTCCGCACTGATCTCGAAGTACGGAACGGGCTCGGGCTGCGACATCTGCAAGCCCGTCGTCGCGTCGATCCTGGCGTCCACCGACTCGGACCACATTCTGCATCGCAACCAGGCGGGGCTGCAGGACACGAACGACCACTTCCTGGCCAACATCCAGAAGAACGGCACCTACTCGGTGGTGCCGCGGATGCCCGGCGGCGAATGCACGCCCGAACAGCTCATCGTCATCGGCGAGGTGGCCCGCGACTTCGGCCTGTACACGAAGGTCACCGGCGGTCAGCGTATCGACCTGTTCGGCGCCCGCGTCGAGCAGCTGCCCGCGATCTGGAAGCGTCTCGTCGACGCCGGCATGGAGTCGGGCCAGGCGTACGGCAAGTCGCTGCGCACCGTGAAGAGCTGCGTCGGATCGACCTGGTGCCGGTACGGCGTGCAGGACTCCGTGGGGATGGCGGTCGACCTGGAGAACCGGTACCGCGGCCTGCGGTCCCCGCACAAGATCAAGTTCGGTGTCTCGGGCTGTGCCCGCGAATGCGCCGAGGCGCGCGGCAAGGACGTCGGCGTCATCGCCACCGAGAACGGCTGGAACCTGTACGTCGGAGGCAACGGCGGCCAGTCCCCGAAGCACGCCCAGCTGCTCGCGGGCGGGCTCGACGACGAGACCCTGATCCGGTACATCGACCGGTATCTGATGTTCTACATCCGCACCGCGGATCGGCTCCAGCGCACCGCGCCGTGGGTCGAATCGCTGGACGGCGGACTCGACCACCTCAAGGCCGTGGTGTGCGAGGACAGCCTGGGCATCGCCGCCGATCTCGAGGCGGCCATGGCCAAGCACGTTCTGGGTTACAAGGACGAGTGGGCGGGTGTGCTCGAGGACCCGGAGAAGCTGTCGCGGTTCGTGTCGTTCGTCAACGCGCCCGAAGAGGCCGATCCGACCGTCGCGTTCGACGACACGGGTGTCCGGAAGGTGCCGGTGTTGATGGGAATGCCGAAATTCGCAGCTTCTACATCGGAGTAA
- the nirD gene encoding nitrite reductase small subunit NirD, translating to MTVVDMNVHSASGTRFESVKSGRLEWTSACPLSQLIPGLGVAVLLRGGEQVALFLLEDGSLHAVGNIDPFGRAAVMSRGLVGDRAGEPTVASPLLKQVFSLVDGRCLDDESVRLPVYDVRVWAGVVQVHSTHA from the coding sequence ATGACCGTCGTCGACATGAACGTCCACAGTGCCAGTGGAACCAGGTTCGAGAGCGTCAAGTCAGGCCGTCTGGAATGGACGTCCGCGTGTCCGCTCAGCCAGCTGATCCCCGGTCTCGGGGTGGCGGTGCTGCTGCGGGGTGGGGAGCAGGTGGCGCTGTTCCTTCTCGAGGACGGATCCCTGCACGCCGTCGGCAACATCGACCCGTTCGGGCGCGCGGCCGTGATGTCCCGCGGGCTCGTCGGTGACCGGGCAGGGGAGCCCACCGTGGCGTCGCCACTGCTCAAGCAGGTGTTCTCGCTGGTCGACGGTCGCTGCCTCGACGACGAGTCGGTGCGGTTGCCCGTGTACGACGTGCGGGTGTGGGCCGGCGTCGTCCAGGTCCACAGCACGCACGCGTGA
- a CDS encoding uroporphyrinogen-III synthase, producing MNDAAPLCGFTIGITASRRAEEFATLLTRRGATVVHAPAIRIIPLADDTELERVTRQIIDNPPEIVVATTGIGFRGWMEAADGWGEAEELGRALASSRLLARGPKAKGAIRAADLREEWSPASESSAEVLDHLLGEGVEGKRIAVQLHGATTEWEPVADFCEVLRCAGADVIAVPVYRWTPLEDQAPMDRMIELIASGGLDAVSFTSAPAVASLLTRAKETGMIEMVLHSFRHRVLAACVGPVTAGPLRELEVPTTMPARSRLGALARHIADELPRRANKIQTAGHELSIRGGCVVVDGEVRQLPPAAMSLMRTLGARPGRVVPRDELLAALPGGGGDTHAVETAVARLRASLGAPKAVQTVVKRGYRLALDPVDCVDSREEGQQ from the coding sequence GTGAACGACGCGGCGCCGCTGTGCGGGTTCACGATCGGGATCACGGCGTCTCGGCGCGCGGAAGAGTTCGCGACGCTGCTGACGCGGCGGGGTGCCACCGTGGTGCACGCGCCGGCGATCCGCATCATCCCGCTGGCCGACGACACGGAACTGGAGCGCGTCACGAGGCAGATCATCGACAACCCGCCGGAGATCGTCGTCGCGACCACGGGGATCGGTTTCCGCGGCTGGATGGAGGCTGCGGACGGCTGGGGTGAAGCCGAGGAGCTGGGCCGGGCCTTGGCGTCGAGCCGGCTGCTGGCCCGCGGACCGAAGGCGAAGGGCGCGATCCGGGCGGCTGACCTGCGGGAAGAGTGGTCCCCCGCGTCGGAGTCGTCGGCGGAAGTGCTCGATCATCTGCTCGGTGAGGGAGTCGAAGGCAAACGCATCGCGGTTCAGCTGCACGGGGCCACCACGGAATGGGAGCCGGTCGCGGACTTCTGCGAGGTGCTCCGCTGCGCGGGCGCCGACGTGATCGCCGTCCCGGTCTACCGGTGGACGCCGCTCGAGGACCAGGCCCCGATGGACCGGATGATCGAACTGATCGCCTCCGGCGGTCTCGACGCGGTTAGCTTCACCAGCGCGCCGGCGGTGGCCTCGCTGCTGACCCGCGCCAAGGAGACCGGAATGATCGAGATGGTGCTGCACTCGTTCCGGCACCGGGTCCTCGCGGCCTGCGTCGGACCGGTCACCGCCGGACCGCTCCGCGAACTCGAGGTTCCGACGACGATGCCGGCACGCTCGCGGCTGGGTGCGCTCGCCCGGCACATCGCCGACGAGCTGCCGAGGCGGGCGAACAAGATCCAGACCGCCGGACACGAGCTGAGCATCCGCGGCGGCTGCGTCGTCGTCGACGGCGAGGTGCGCCAGCTGCCGCCCGCCGCGATGTCGCTGATGCGCACGCTCGGCGCCCGGCCCGGCCGGGTCGTCCCCCGGGACGAACTGCTCGCGGCCCTGCCCGGTGGCGGCGGCGACACGCACGCCGTGGAGACGGCGGTGGCCAGACTGCGCGCGTCACTGGGCGCACCCAAGGCAGTCCAGACGGTGGTCAAGCGGGGATACCGCCTCGCGCTCGATCCCGTCGACTGCGTCGATTCACGTGAGGAGGGACAGCAATGA
- a CDS encoding sirohydrochlorin chelatase, producing MNETALVLVAHGTRSPRGVEMIAALADAVAEQVGPTRVSFVDVLGPSPAEVLRDISGPAVVVPAFLASGYHVHTDVPREVADSGHPSVAVTRALGPDPVLADVLLRRLVDAGWRPGDAVVLAAAGSSDPRALRDVRRAAAMLSELVASRVRIGYVATAQPRVPDVVAGLRACGEKRVFVASYLLAHGLFHARLADAGADGVGEPLGVDPEIVDLVAERYRSGIPAAVRALSYQR from the coding sequence ATGAACGAGACAGCACTGGTACTGGTAGCACACGGAACGCGCAGTCCCCGGGGCGTGGAGATGATCGCCGCGCTCGCCGATGCCGTCGCCGAGCAGGTCGGACCGACCCGGGTGTCCTTCGTGGACGTACTCGGGCCCTCACCCGCCGAGGTGCTCCGCGACATCAGCGGGCCCGCCGTCGTGGTGCCGGCGTTCCTCGCGTCGGGCTACCACGTGCACACCGATGTTCCGCGGGAGGTCGCCGACAGCGGTCACCCCTCCGTAGCCGTGACGCGGGCCCTGGGCCCGGACCCCGTTCTCGCGGACGTCCTGCTGCGGCGTCTCGTCGACGCGGGCTGGCGGCCCGGCGACGCGGTCGTGCTCGCCGCGGCCGGCTCTTCCGACCCCCGGGCCCTGCGCGACGTCCGGCGCGCCGCCGCGATGCTGTCGGAACTGGTCGCGTCGCGGGTGCGGATCGGCTACGTCGCGACCGCCCAGCCGCGCGTCCCCGACGTGGTCGCCGGATTGCGGGCCTGCGGTGAGAAGCGGGTGTTCGTCGCGTCGTACCTCCTGGCCCACGGACTGTTCCACGCCCGCCTCGCCGACGCCGGTGCGGACGGGGTGGGCGAGCCGCTCGGCGTCGATCCGGAGATCGTCGATCTCGTCGCGGAGCGCTACCGCAGTGGAATCCCTGCCGCGGTCCGCGCCTTGTCGTACCAGCGCTGA
- a CDS encoding NTP transferase domain-containing protein encodes MNSAAPVHAIVLAGGRATRMGGVDKPAVVVGGRRMLDTALDAVDDCERIVVVGPHRVDLDSTVLQTQETPPGAGPVAGVAAGLAVLDAEPDDRVILLASDLPFAEPAMAETLASAAQDADTVFAVDESGRLQFLLSAWRVGALTDRLRALGSTVNQPMKALVPESFGTVLIRGITDCDTQEDVERARSTATAAPVTIAEARAAILAAVPPLPPRAAVLGTSLGAALAEPLLAAEALPRIAVSAMDGYAVAGDGPWMLRDAIRYAGSDEELELAEGEAARIATGAHLPSGATTVVRDEFAVTTDTSEGPRLSRRDDAPHRDDARRRGEDWHEGYRLAAEGTAVTPALVSAAASAEVTTAGVRGPVRAHVVVTGDEIRRDGPLRQGQTRDALGPVLPQFLAWCGIHTVADTHLRDTSDSFDELFREVRRPDLIVIVGATGGGAADQLRAALDRADARIVVARVRCRPGGSQVTALLPDGRVVLGLPGNPYAAVATLLTTVPSIATALTGRTPAPIQLGRIANASEVSGDATRILPAVPQPDGTWRVDPGIRTAHLAGLLDRDALVLVPAGAVDGDLAELVPLPR; translated from the coding sequence ATGAACTCTGCCGCGCCCGTTCACGCGATAGTCCTCGCCGGTGGACGAGCCACTCGGATGGGCGGCGTCGACAAACCGGCCGTGGTGGTCGGCGGACGCCGGATGCTCGACACCGCACTCGACGCCGTCGACGACTGTGAGCGCATCGTCGTCGTGGGACCTCACCGCGTCGACCTCGATTCGACGGTGCTCCAGACGCAGGAGACTCCGCCGGGTGCCGGCCCGGTCGCCGGGGTCGCCGCCGGGCTGGCCGTGCTCGACGCCGAACCGGACGACCGGGTGATCCTGCTCGCGTCGGATCTGCCGTTCGCCGAACCGGCGATGGCCGAGACCCTCGCCTCCGCCGCGCAGGACGCCGACACCGTGTTCGCGGTCGACGAGTCGGGCCGCCTGCAATTCCTGTTGTCCGCGTGGCGCGTCGGCGCGCTCACCGATCGGCTCCGCGCGCTCGGCTCCACCGTGAACCAGCCGATGAAGGCCCTCGTTCCGGAATCGTTCGGCACGGTGCTCATCCGTGGCATCACCGACTGCGACACCCAGGAGGACGTCGAGCGGGCCCGGAGCACGGCCACGGCGGCACCCGTCACCATCGCCGAGGCCCGCGCCGCGATCCTGGCCGCGGTCCCCCCACTGCCACCGCGAGCCGCGGTGCTCGGCACGTCGCTCGGCGCCGCGCTGGCCGAGCCGCTGCTCGCCGCCGAGGCCTTGCCGCGCATCGCGGTGTCCGCCATGGACGGGTATGCGGTCGCGGGCGACGGCCCGTGGATGCTGCGCGACGCCATCCGGTACGCCGGCAGCGACGAGGAACTCGAACTGGCGGAGGGCGAGGCGGCGCGGATCGCGACGGGGGCGCACCTGCCCAGCGGCGCCACCACGGTCGTGCGCGACGAATTCGCGGTGACGACAGACACTTCCGAAGGTCCGCGACTGTCCCGGAGAGACGACGCGCCTCACCGCGACGACGCGCGCCGTCGCGGTGAGGACTGGCATGAGGGGTACCGGCTCGCGGCGGAGGGAACGGCCGTCACGCCTGCGCTCGTCTCGGCCGCCGCGAGCGCGGAAGTGACCACCGCCGGGGTGCGCGGACCGGTTCGCGCACACGTCGTGGTGACGGGTGACGAGATCCGGCGTGACGGCCCGCTGCGGCAAGGTCAGACGCGGGATGCCCTGGGACCCGTTCTCCCCCAGTTCCTCGCGTGGTGCGGCATCCACACGGTCGCCGACACGCACCTGCGGGACACCTCCGACAGCTTCGACGAGCTGTTCCGAGAAGTCCGCCGGCCCGACCTGATCGTGATCGTGGGGGCCACGGGCGGCGGCGCGGCCGACCAGCTGCGTGCGGCGCTCGACCGTGCAGACGCGCGGATCGTGGTGGCGCGGGTGCGGTGCCGCCCGGGCGGTTCGCAGGTGACCGCCCTGCTGCCCGACGGCCGGGTGGTGCTCGGTCTGCCCGGCAACCCGTACGCCGCGGTCGCGACACTGCTGACCACGGTTCCGTCCATCGCGACCGCGCTCACCGGTCGCACCCCGGCACCGATTCAGCTGGGGCGCATCGCGAATGCGTCCGAGGTCAGCGGTGACGCCACCCGCATCCTGCCCGCGGTCCCGCAACCGGACGGCACGTGGCGCGTCGACCCCGGAATCCGGACCGCGCATCTCGCGGGTCTCCTCGACCGCGACGCGCTGGTGCTGGTCCCGGCGGGGGCCGTCGACGGCGATCTCGCCGAGCTGGTTCCGCTACCGCGCTGA